The Natrinema sp. DC36 genome includes the window GGGTTTCGCTCGCGGACCTCGAGCCGTCGGAAGCCGCCGACGGCGTCCACCTGGCGCTGATGGCGGGAACCGACTCGATGAACGTCCAGCACTTCGAGATCGAACCCGGCGCAGTCGTCGAGGAGCACAGCCATCCCAACGACCAGACCGGCTTCCTGTACGAGGGTGAGCTGACCTTCGTCACCGACGGCGAGGAGGTCGTCTGCGGTCCCGGGGACTCCTACTCGATTCCGGGCGACCAGCCCCACGCGGCCGAGAATCGCGGCGACGAGACGGTTCGCGGCGTCGATATTTTCAGTCCGCCGCGGGAGAGCCCGAATTGGCAAGCGGAGTGACTTCGCGACGTAGAGAGAG containing:
- a CDS encoding cupin domain-containing protein, with translation MERVSLADLEPSEAADGVHLALMAGTDSMNVQHFEIEPGAVVEEHSHPNDQTGFLYEGELTFVTDGEEVVCGPGDSYSIPGDQPHAAENRGDETVRGVDIFSPPRESPNWQAE